A part of Citrifermentans bremense genomic DNA contains:
- the grpE gene encoding nucleotide exchange factor GrpE, which yields MDKKKHDSHQHDKTPDAPQDKVEVTQPLSDADRIKELEEALAAKGLESVANWDKYLRERADLENYRKRVQKEKEEILKYGKEELIVEILPALDNLERAIDHANEESAIVEGVKLTLTMLLSALKKFGVTPVETPQGTPFNPEFHQAMGQVASADQEPNTVVAVFQKGYLLNERLLRPAMVTVAVKPAA from the coding sequence ATGGACAAGAAAAAACACGATTCGCACCAGCACGATAAGACGCCGGACGCTCCGCAGGATAAAGTGGAAGTGACGCAGCCGCTTTCGGATGCGGATCGCATCAAGGAACTCGAAGAGGCGCTGGCCGCCAAGGGCCTTGAATCCGTAGCCAACTGGGACAAGTACCTGCGCGAGCGGGCCGACCTGGAGAACTACAGGAAGCGGGTGCAAAAGGAGAAGGAAGAGATCCTCAAGTACGGCAAAGAGGAACTCATCGTGGAGATCCTCCCGGCGCTGGACAACCTGGAGCGCGCCATCGACCATGCCAACGAGGAATCGGCCATCGTCGAGGGGGTGAAGCTCACCCTCACCATGCTCCTCTCCGCGCTGAAGAAGTTCGGGGTGACCCCGGTAGAGACACCGCAGGGTACCCCCTTCAACCCCGAGTTCCACCAGGCCATGGGGCAGGTGGCGAGCGCGGACCAGGAGCCCAACACCGTAGTCGCCGTGTTCCAGAAGGGGTACCTCTTGAACGAGCGCCTGCTCCGCCCGGCCATGGTCACCGTTGCCGTCAAGCCTGCGGCTTAA
- a CDS encoding M23 family metallopeptidase, with product MRTSAILGIFILLVAIAAGIGIYYFVDTSGPALALSRRPGPIASRADLVLTLRDSASGLKSLNVAAVQGEKSFPLLNKEYPAGTTDAKEVFRLPPPPGLKEGPVTLQIAAVDRSLVRFGSGNSTAVALQFVVQNKPPVVTVISTAHNVSPGGSALAVYALNRDVVKTGVTFADRFYPGYKQPEGFYASLFPFPYDVPPERFIPKITAVDQAGNERLTGIYYRVLAKAFPRDRIELSDAFLEKIFSEFKDRFPQVTNPLELYLKVNREVRQSDAKILQQCGLKTSPTPLWEGDFLRLPNSAPRGTFNQLRSYYYKGKEVDQQHHLGIDLASLSHARVPAANRGKVVYADDLGIYGQCVIIEHGMGLQTLYGHLSRIGVKEGDEVKKGDTIGDTGDTGLAGGDHLHFGVVVSGQEVNPIEWWDPSWIKNNVTDKLQEARDAAAAAAGTGK from the coding sequence ATGAGAACCTCGGCAATCCTCGGGATATTTATCCTCTTAGTAGCAATCGCAGCGGGAATCGGGATCTACTACTTCGTCGACACCTCAGGCCCCGCCCTGGCGCTCTCCCGTCGCCCGGGTCCCATCGCCTCCAGGGCGGACCTCGTTCTGACCCTGCGGGACAGCGCTTCGGGCCTCAAATCCTTGAATGTCGCGGCGGTGCAGGGAGAAAAGAGCTTTCCGCTTCTGAATAAGGAATACCCGGCGGGGACCACGGACGCGAAAGAGGTCTTCCGGCTCCCGCCGCCGCCCGGGCTCAAGGAGGGGCCGGTGACACTGCAGATAGCTGCCGTTGACCGGTCCCTGGTCAGGTTCGGCTCGGGCAACAGCACCGCGGTCGCGCTTCAGTTCGTGGTGCAGAACAAGCCACCTGTCGTCACCGTAATCAGCACAGCGCATAACGTCTCTCCGGGAGGCTCCGCTCTCGCCGTCTATGCGCTGAACCGGGACGTCGTGAAAACCGGCGTCACCTTCGCGGACCGTTTCTATCCCGGCTATAAGCAGCCCGAGGGTTTTTACGCCTCCCTGTTCCCGTTCCCCTACGACGTCCCCCCGGAGCGTTTCATACCAAAAATCACCGCGGTGGACCAGGCGGGGAACGAGCGGCTGACGGGGATCTATTACCGGGTCCTGGCCAAGGCCTTCCCCAGGGACCGCATAGAGTTGAGCGACGCCTTCCTGGAGAAGATCTTCTCGGAATTCAAGGACCGCTTCCCCCAGGTGACGAACCCGCTGGAGCTGTACCTGAAGGTGAACCGCGAGGTGCGGCAAAGCGATGCGAAGATCCTGCAGCAGTGCGGCCTGAAAACCTCCCCCACCCCTCTTTGGGAAGGGGACTTCCTGCGCCTGCCCAATTCGGCCCCGCGCGGCACCTTCAACCAGTTGCGCAGCTACTACTACAAGGGGAAAGAGGTCGACCAGCAACACCACCTGGGGATCGACCTGGCGTCCCTGTCCCACGCCAGGGTCCCCGCGGCCAACCGCGGCAAGGTGGTGTATGCCGACGACCTGGGGATCTACGGTCAGTGCGTCATCATCGAACATGGGATGGGGCTGCAGACCCTTTACGGCCACCTGAGCCGGATCGGCGTGAAGGAAGGGGACGAGGTGAAAAAGGGGGACACCATCGGCGACACCGGGGACACCGGGCTTGCCGGAGGAGACCACTTGCATTTCGGCGTGGTGGTGTCGGGGCAGGAGGTGAACCCGATCGAGTGGTGGGACCCGTCCTGGATCAAGAACAACGTGACGGACAAGCTGCAGGAGGCAAGGGACGCCGCGGCTGCGGCTGCCGGAACCGGGAAGTAG
- the hrcA gene encoding heat-inducible transcriptional repressor HrcA, which produces MEEQLSERGKRILEAVIEDYIATAEPVGSRTITRSHALALSPATVRNVMSDLEEMGLLTSPHTSAGRIPTDKAYRLYVNSILEVKNLARDNREEIRRRCRMAGRDPAEVLRETSRLLSSTSSYMGVVMAPHLSANVFHQMEFVKLSSRRVLAILVSQNGTVQNRLLETDEEIPQEDLVRMANYLNGMLQGLTIAQVRERLLSEMQNEKVRYDLMMARALALSQQTIQADGAEIFLEGQANILEQPEFADAAKMREIFRTFEKKSMLLDLLDRSLSAEGVQIFIGSESNLLKMEGMSLVTSTYMTGKDTVGVLGVIGPTRMGYGRVIPIVDYTAKLISRLLEAE; this is translated from the coding sequence ATGGAAGAACAACTTTCCGAGCGCGGCAAAAGGATCCTCGAGGCGGTGATCGAGGATTACATCGCAACAGCCGAACCGGTGGGGAGCAGGACCATCACGCGCAGCCATGCGCTGGCTCTTTCCCCGGCTACGGTGAGAAACGTCATGTCGGACCTGGAGGAGATGGGGCTTTTGACCTCCCCGCATACCTCCGCCGGGCGCATCCCGACCGACAAGGCCTACCGCCTGTACGTCAACTCGATCCTCGAGGTGAAGAACCTCGCCCGCGACAACCGGGAGGAGATCCGCAGGCGCTGCCGGATGGCGGGAAGGGACCCGGCCGAGGTGCTCAGGGAAACGAGCCGCCTTTTGTCCTCGACCTCTAGCTACATGGGGGTGGTGATGGCGCCCCACCTGTCGGCGAACGTCTTCCACCAGATGGAATTCGTGAAGCTCTCCAGCCGCAGGGTGCTCGCCATACTGGTCTCGCAAAACGGGACGGTGCAGAACCGGCTTTTGGAGACCGACGAGGAGATCCCGCAGGAAGACCTGGTCCGGATGGCCAACTACCTGAACGGGATGCTGCAGGGGCTCACCATAGCCCAGGTTCGCGAACGGTTGTTGAGCGAGATGCAAAACGAGAAGGTGCGTTACGACTTGATGATGGCACGGGCGCTCGCCCTTTCACAGCAGACGATACAGGCCGACGGCGCCGAGATCTTCCTGGAAGGGCAGGCGAACATCCTGGAACAGCCCGAGTTCGCCGATGCCGCCAAGATGCGGGAGATCTTCCGGACCTTCGAGAAAAAGAGCATGCTCCTGGACCTTTTGGACCGCTCGCTGTCGGCGGAGGGGGTGCAGATCTTCATAGGCTCGGAGTCGAACCTCCTCAAGATGGAGGGGATGAGCCTGGTAACCTCCACCTACATGACCGGGAAGGACACGGTAGGCGTCCTCGGGGTGATCGGCCCCACAAGGATGGGGTACGGCAGGGTTATTCCGATCGTCGATTACACAGCCAAGCTGATCAGCCGTCTGCTCGAAGCGGAGTAG
- a CDS encoding DUF3332 domain-containing protein gives MKRVTATVLAMVIAMASLQGCYGKMALTKKVYRVNGEVHDKFLRSLVTWVFIIVPVYGIAALVDFVLFNTIEFWSGNNPVAQGEKNFQYAENGERFQVNARKNGDTVTYTFNHYRGDTHLDTLSIDWNVKSGNSVASFNDHGNVTQYQAQRSKGGVEVTSTGVGAMNNTSRTAALYN, from the coding sequence ATGAAAAGAGTAACAGCAACGGTACTTGCCATGGTAATCGCCATGGCTTCGCTCCAGGGGTGCTACGGGAAGATGGCCTTGACCAAAAAGGTGTACCGGGTCAACGGCGAGGTGCACGACAAGTTCCTGCGCAGTCTTGTCACCTGGGTCTTCATAATCGTGCCGGTGTACGGCATAGCCGCGCTCGTCGACTTCGTCCTCTTCAACACCATCGAGTTCTGGAGCGGCAACAACCCCGTGGCGCAGGGAGAGAAGAATTTCCAGTACGCGGAAAACGGGGAACGCTTCCAGGTGAACGCCCGCAAAAACGGGGACACGGTCACCTATACCTTCAACCATTACCGGGGCGACACCCATCTCGATACGCTCTCCATCGACTGGAACGTCAAGAGCGGCAACTCGGTTGCCTCATTCAACGATCACGGCAACGTGACACAGTACCAGGCACAGCGGAGCAAAGGTGGCGTCGAGGTAACCAGCACGGGCGTCGGGGCCATGAACAACACTTCCAGAACGGCTGCACTGTACAATTGA
- the dnaJ gene encoding molecular chaperone DnaJ: MANGEKQDYYELLEVNRNASETEIKKAYRRLAIKYHPDKNPGDKASEDKFKEISEAYEVLSDGEKRARYDQFGHAGVNGGGFSSGGFGGFGASPFGDIFGDIFGEVFGGGRQKGARGRRGDDLQYNLEVTFEEAAFGAEKKIDIPYSKRCDACGGSGAKPGTTPKTCPTCQGAGQMRFQQGFFSVSKTCSHCNGEGRVVEHPCPTCRGAGTVRDKKTISVKVPAGVETGIRLKLSGEGGQGAKGGGNGDLYVALTVREHPLFRREDNDVICEIPISFTQAALGCEIDVPTLDGKVAMKIPEGTQSGAVFRMRNKGVPALQGYGRGDHLVIAKVETPTNLNRQQRELLEEFARISGEDVNPMRKNFFSKVMDIFT; encoded by the coding sequence TTGGCAAACGGTGAAAAACAGGATTACTACGAACTCCTCGAAGTCAACAGGAACGCCTCCGAGACCGAGATCAAGAAGGCGTACCGTCGACTGGCCATCAAGTACCACCCGGACAAGAACCCGGGGGACAAGGCGAGCGAGGACAAATTCAAGGAGATCTCCGAGGCCTACGAGGTCCTCTCCGACGGCGAGAAGAGGGCGCGCTACGACCAGTTCGGGCATGCCGGCGTTAACGGTGGCGGCTTCTCTTCGGGGGGCTTCGGCGGTTTCGGCGCTTCCCCCTTCGGCGACATCTTCGGGGACATCTTCGGCGAGGTTTTCGGCGGCGGGAGACAGAAAGGGGCGCGCGGCAGAAGGGGCGACGACCTGCAGTACAACCTGGAGGTGACTTTCGAGGAGGCCGCCTTCGGGGCCGAGAAGAAGATCGACATTCCCTACTCCAAGCGTTGCGACGCCTGCGGCGGCTCCGGCGCGAAGCCGGGCACCACTCCCAAGACCTGCCCCACCTGCCAGGGCGCCGGGCAGATGCGTTTCCAGCAGGGGTTCTTCAGCGTGAGCAAGACCTGCTCCCATTGCAACGGCGAGGGGCGTGTGGTCGAGCATCCCTGTCCCACCTGCCGGGGCGCGGGGACCGTGCGGGACAAGAAGACCATCTCGGTCAAGGTCCCGGCGGGCGTTGAGACCGGCATCAGGCTGAAGCTCTCCGGAGAGGGGGGGCAGGGGGCCAAGGGGGGGGGCAACGGCGACCTGTACGTGGCGCTGACCGTGCGCGAGCACCCGCTTTTCAGGCGCGAGGACAACGACGTAATCTGCGAGATCCCGATCAGCTTCACCCAGGCGGCGCTTGGCTGCGAGATCGATGTGCCGACTCTCGACGGCAAGGTAGCCATGAAGATACCGGAAGGGACCCAGTCCGGCGCGGTCTTCAGGATGCGCAACAAGGGTGTCCCGGCGCTGCAGGGGTACGGGCGCGGCGACCACCTGGTGATCGCCAAGGTGGAGACCCCTACCAACCTGAACCGACAGCAGCGTGAGCTCCTGGAGGAGTTCGCCCGCATCAGCGGCGAGGACGTGAACCCCATGCGCAAGAACTTCTTCTCCAAGGTCATGGACATCTTCACTTGA
- a CDS encoding PBP1A family penicillin-binding protein — MLSDRHSFLRTFRHLIPCVILLAISLSLAAPARAQIATYPQLPRGYSSIRVFDNQQRFVGRIMPTQRYWVGIDRIPVFLRNALIATEDARFYQHQGIDVRGIARALVKDVVKGRLAEGGSTITQQLIKNKFLSGEKSIDRKVKEVQLAMDFEKKYTKDQILEMYFNEIYFGNGAWGIAQAARLYFDKNPEELTEAECSLLAGVPKNPGRYNPLGDTAKVSARRSTVLKRMLDVKMITAAQKRAIEAHPATVIRAGQAQGYLDLVRRQLMERYGAKVVEQGGLDVIAALDLDLQKQAEQMLREGVKKVNPGLQGALLSLDLKTGDVLAAVGGTDGKGGFNRAFSAKRQPGSAIKPLIFADALENGFTAGSILDDHPVAYNRGNGQLWKPQNYERKSYGELSLRQALAHSNNVITVKLLDAIGVNNFVGFAGSLGLTLRSPNDLSLGLGTDEVTLKDLVSAYTPFANGGFRSEARTIIRIFDRSRRAWTENPPVVEPVLPPVTAFVTTEMMKDVLDYGTAKGLKKFARQRPSAGKTGTTDDYRDAWFVGYTPQIITGVWVGYDKPKPVGRGFTGGAVSAPIWEKFMRVATAGKPAVDFPKPDGVVTATIDPTTGELATPDCPATRDEFYIVGTEPTKYCSKHGGGTLEHVAPEPQPQPEQVTPPEQPEPAATEPEAPTEEPATPPLEPGETAPQE, encoded by the coding sequence GTGCTTTCCGACAGGCACTCTTTCCTCAGGACCTTCAGGCACCTCATCCCCTGCGTCATCCTCCTGGCCATAAGCCTTTCTCTAGCCGCGCCCGCCCGGGCACAGATCGCCACCTACCCGCAGCTGCCGCGGGGCTACAGCTCGATACGGGTCTTCGACAACCAGCAGCGTTTCGTTGGGCGGATCATGCCGACCCAGCGCTACTGGGTGGGTATCGACCGCATCCCGGTCTTTCTCCGTAACGCGCTCATCGCCACCGAGGACGCCCGCTTCTACCAGCACCAGGGGATCGACGTGCGCGGCATCGCGCGTGCCCTGGTGAAGGACGTGGTAAAGGGAAGGCTCGCCGAGGGTGGCTCGACCATCACCCAGCAGCTGATCAAGAACAAGTTCCTCTCCGGCGAGAAATCGATTGACCGCAAGGTCAAGGAGGTGCAGCTCGCCATGGATTTCGAGAAGAAGTACACCAAGGACCAGATCCTGGAGATGTACTTCAACGAGATCTATTTCGGCAACGGCGCCTGGGGGATAGCGCAGGCGGCGCGCCTTTATTTCGACAAGAACCCGGAGGAGCTGACCGAGGCGGAGTGCTCGCTTCTGGCTGGGGTCCCGAAGAATCCGGGGCGCTACAACCCCCTGGGGGACACGGCCAAGGTGAGCGCGCGCCGCAGCACGGTTTTGAAGAGGATGCTGGACGTCAAGATGATCACCGCCGCGCAGAAACGCGCCATCGAGGCGCACCCTGCGACGGTGATCAGGGCAGGGCAGGCCCAGGGGTACCTCGACCTGGTGCGCCGGCAGCTGATGGAGCGCTACGGCGCGAAGGTGGTAGAACAGGGGGGGCTGGACGTCATCGCCGCGCTCGACCTCGACCTGCAAAAGCAAGCCGAGCAGATGCTGCGCGAGGGGGTGAAGAAGGTGAACCCAGGCCTGCAGGGGGCCCTTTTGAGCCTCGACCTCAAAACGGGCGACGTCCTGGCCGCCGTGGGTGGAACCGACGGCAAGGGAGGGTTCAACCGCGCCTTCTCGGCGAAGCGGCAGCCGGGTTCCGCGATCAAGCCGCTTATCTTCGCCGATGCACTGGAAAACGGCTTCACCGCCGGTAGCATCCTGGACGATCACCCGGTCGCCTACAACCGCGGCAACGGGCAGCTCTGGAAACCGCAGAACTACGAGCGGAAGTCATACGGCGAGCTGTCGCTTCGGCAGGCGCTGGCGCACTCCAACAACGTCATCACCGTGAAGCTCCTCGACGCCATCGGAGTCAACAACTTCGTCGGCTTCGCTGGAAGCCTAGGGCTGACCCTCCGTTCGCCCAACGACCTCTCGCTTGGGCTTGGGACGGACGAGGTTACACTGAAAGATCTCGTTTCCGCCTACACCCCGTTTGCCAACGGAGGTTTCCGCTCCGAGGCCCGGACCATCATCCGCATCTTCGACCGCAGCCGCCGTGCCTGGACCGAGAACCCGCCTGTTGTGGAGCCGGTGCTCCCGCCGGTCACGGCGTTTGTCACCACCGAGATGATGAAGGACGTGCTGGATTACGGGACCGCGAAGGGGTTGAAGAAGTTCGCAAGGCAGCGCCCCTCTGCCGGGAAGACCGGTACCACCGACGACTATCGCGACGCCTGGTTCGTCGGCTACACCCCGCAGATCATCACCGGCGTCTGGGTCGGTTACGACAAGCCGAAGCCAGTGGGGAGAGGGTTCACCGGCGGCGCCGTTTCGGCGCCGATCTGGGAGAAGTTCATGCGCGTCGCCACGGCCGGCAAGCCAGCGGTTGATTTCCCCAAGCCCGATGGCGTGGTGACTGCCACCATCGACCCGACGACCGGGGAGCTTGCCACCCCCGACTGCCCGGCCACCAGGGACGAGTTCTACATCGTCGGGACCGAGCCGACCAAGTACTGCTCCAAGCACGGCGGAGGTACCCTGGAGCATGTGGCGCCGGAGCCGCAGCCCCAACCGGAGCAAGTGACCCCGCCGGAGCAGCCTGAGCCTGCAGCCACGGAACCCGAGGCGCCGACCGAGGAGCCCGCGACACCGCCGCTGGAGCCCGGGGAGACCGCGCCCCAGGAGTAA
- the dnaK gene encoding molecular chaperone DnaK — protein MSRVIGIDLGTTNSCVAVMEGGEPVVIANAEGSRTTPSMIAFAESGERLVGQQAKRQAVTNPENTLYAIKRLIGRKFDTDAVKKDIAISPFKIVKADNSDAWVEVRGQKYSPPEISAMVLQKMKKTAEDYLGETVTDAVITVPAYFDDSQRQATKDAGKIAGLNVLRIINEPTAAALAYGLDKKKDEKIAVFDLGGGTFDVSILELGEGVFEVKSTNGDTFLGGEDFDQKIIDYIADEFKKDQGIDLRGDKMALQRLKEAGEKAKCELSTSLETDINLPFITADASGPKHLTMKLTRAKLESICAELIAKLEGPCRTALKDAGLSASDIDEVILVGGMTRMPIVQKKVQDIFGKVPNRGVNPDEVVAIGAAIQGGVLRGDVKDVLLLDVTPLSLGIETLGGVMTKLIDKNSTIPCRKSQVFSTAADNQPAVSIHVLQGEREMATDNKTLGNFELSGIPAAPRGVPQIEVTFDIDANGIVHVSAKDLGTGKEQSIRITASSGLSKEEVEKMVREAEAHAADDKKKRELIEAKNQGDNLIYQTEKSLTEFGDKIDASEKQKIEEGVAALKKALEGSDADEIKKASDSLMQASHKLAEAVYAKTQAAGAEGGEQPHAEQEAGGAAKGEKVVDADFEEVKDDKK, from the coding sequence ATGAGCAGAGTAATCGGAATAGACCTCGGGACCACCAACTCCTGCGTGGCAGTGATGGAAGGTGGGGAACCGGTTGTCATAGCGAACGCAGAAGGTAGCCGCACCACTCCTTCCATGATCGCCTTCGCCGAAAGCGGCGAGCGTCTGGTGGGGCAGCAGGCCAAGCGCCAGGCGGTCACCAACCCGGAGAATACCCTTTACGCGATCAAGCGCCTGATCGGGCGCAAGTTCGACACCGACGCGGTGAAGAAGGACATCGCCATCTCCCCGTTCAAGATCGTGAAGGCCGACAACTCCGACGCCTGGGTCGAGGTGCGGGGGCAGAAGTACTCTCCCCCCGAGATCTCTGCAATGGTGCTGCAGAAGATGAAGAAGACCGCCGAGGACTACCTGGGCGAGACCGTCACCGACGCCGTCATCACCGTCCCCGCGTACTTCGACGACTCCCAGCGCCAGGCGACCAAGGACGCCGGTAAGATCGCCGGCTTGAACGTGCTCCGCATCATCAACGAGCCGACCGCGGCAGCGCTTGCCTACGGCCTGGACAAGAAGAAGGACGAGAAGATCGCCGTATTCGACCTGGGCGGCGGCACCTTCGACGTCTCCATCCTGGAGCTCGGCGAGGGGGTCTTCGAGGTCAAGTCCACCAACGGCGACACCTTCCTGGGCGGCGAGGACTTCGACCAGAAGATCATCGACTACATAGCCGACGAGTTCAAGAAGGACCAGGGGATCGACCTGAGGGGCGACAAGATGGCCCTGCAGAGGCTGAAAGAGGCGGGCGAGAAGGCGAAGTGCGAGCTCTCCACCTCGCTTGAGACCGACATCAACCTCCCGTTTATCACCGCCGACGCCTCGGGTCCGAAGCACCTGACCATGAAGCTCACCCGCGCGAAGCTCGAGTCCATCTGCGCCGAGCTGATCGCTAAGCTGGAAGGCCCCTGCCGCACCGCGCTGAAAGACGCAGGTCTCTCTGCCTCCGACATCGACGAGGTGATCCTCGTCGGCGGCATGACCCGCATGCCGATCGTGCAGAAGAAGGTGCAGGACATCTTCGGCAAGGTCCCCAACCGCGGCGTCAACCCGGACGAGGTGGTCGCCATCGGTGCAGCCATTCAGGGTGGCGTTCTGCGCGGCGACGTGAAGGACGTGCTCCTGCTCGACGTCACCCCGCTTTCCCTCGGCATCGAGACCCTGGGCGGCGTGATGACCAAGCTGATCGACAAGAACTCCACCATCCCCTGCAGGAAGAGCCAGGTGTTCTCCACCGCAGCCGACAACCAGCCCGCCGTCAGCATCCACGTGCTGCAGGGCGAGCGCGAGATGGCGACCGACAACAAGACGCTGGGGAACTTCGAGCTCTCCGGCATCCCGGCGGCTCCCCGCGGCGTCCCGCAGATCGAGGTGACCTTCGACATCGACGCCAACGGCATCGTCCACGTCTCCGCCAAGGATCTCGGCACCGGCAAGGAGCAGTCCATCCGCATCACCGCCTCCTCGGGCCTTTCCAAGGAGGAGGTCGAGAAGATGGTGCGCGAGGCCGAGGCGCACGCGGCCGACGACAAGAAAAAGCGCGAGCTGATCGAGGCGAAGAACCAGGGGGACAACCTGATCTATCAGACCGAGAAGTCCCTGACCGAGTTCGGCGACAAGATCGACGCCTCCGAGAAGCAGAAGATCGAGGAAGGGGTCGCCGCCCTCAAGAAGGCCCTGGAAGGAAGCGACGCCGACGAGATCAAGAAGGCGAGCGACTCCCTGATGCAGGCTTCCCACAAGCTGGCCGAGGCGGTTTACGCGAAGACCCAGGCGGCAGGCGCCGAAGGCGGCGAGCAGCCGCACGCCGAGCAGGAGGCAGGCGGCGCGGCCAAGGGAGAGAAGGTCGTCGACGCCGACTTCGAGGAAGTGAAGGACGACAAGAAGTAA
- the gpmA gene encoding 2,3-diphosphoglycerate-dependent phosphoglycerate mutase translates to MHQLVLVRHGESAWNKENLFTGWTDVELSERGEEESRDAGRLMKEHGFVFDVAFTSLLKRAVKTLWIMLEQMDQMWIPEHKEWRLNERHYGALQGLNKAQTAEKYGDEQVKLWRRSYEVRPPALPEGDPRHPSFDPRYRSLHKELLPDTECLKDTVERVLPFWEQQAVPALRQGERILIVAHGNSLRGLIKYLDQVSDDGIVGLEIPTGSPLVYQLDHDLKPIRHYYLKDLAQDG, encoded by the coding sequence ATGCATCAACTGGTGCTGGTGCGGCATGGCGAGAGCGCCTGGAACAAGGAGAACCTCTTCACCGGCTGGACCGACGTGGAGCTCTCCGAGCGGGGCGAAGAGGAGAGCCGCGACGCGGGGCGGCTCATGAAGGAGCACGGCTTCGTCTTCGACGTCGCCTTCACCTCGCTTCTCAAGCGTGCGGTAAAGACCCTCTGGATCATGCTGGAACAGATGGACCAGATGTGGATTCCGGAGCACAAGGAGTGGCGCCTGAACGAGAGACACTACGGCGCTCTGCAGGGGTTGAACAAGGCCCAGACGGCTGAAAAGTACGGGGACGAGCAGGTAAAACTTTGGAGGCGCAGCTACGAGGTGCGGCCGCCGGCGCTTCCCGAGGGAGATCCGCGGCACCCGTCGTTCGATCCGCGTTACCGGTCCCTCCACAAAGAGCTCCTACCCGACACGGAGTGCCTAAAGGACACGGTGGAGCGCGTGCTTCCCTTCTGGGAGCAGCAGGCGGTCCCGGCGCTTCGGCAAGGAGAGCGCATCCTGATCGTGGCGCACGGCAACAGCCTGCGGGGGCTGATCAAGTACCTGGACCAGGTGTCCGACGACGGCATCGTGGGGCTGGAGATCCCGACGGGAAGCCCGCTGGTGTACCAACTGGACCACGATCTGAAACCTATCCGCCATTACTACCTGAAAGACCTGGCACAGGATGGGTAG
- a CDS encoding phospholipase D-like domain-containing protein, with translation MRKALHTGSAWVLSALLFAAHPVTAAPLEPEGVKAALLADAAYDGALIKRVREAKRRIICAFYLFKLGERRGNLPKALATELVEARRRGVEVTVILEGGKPVGRENLAAARALARGGVRVVIPDGRRVTHVKAVVVDGRYVMIGSHNLSHAALAGNRELSLLVDSPELAVQTVKYLEQIR, from the coding sequence TTGAGAAAGGCCCTGCATACGGGATCGGCGTGGGTGCTTTCGGCGCTTCTCTTTGCCGCCCATCCCGTCACTGCAGCACCCTTGGAGCCTGAGGGGGTAAAGGCAGCTCTTCTGGCTGACGCAGCTTACGACGGGGCGCTCATCAAGCGGGTCCGCGAGGCGAAAAGGCGCATCATCTGCGCCTTTTACCTTTTTAAGCTGGGGGAGCGCCGGGGCAACCTCCCGAAGGCTCTGGCGACCGAACTGGTAGAGGCCAGAAGGCGCGGGGTGGAGGTGACGGTGATCCTGGAAGGGGGGAAGCCGGTCGGCCGCGAGAACCTGGCTGCGGCGAGGGCGCTTGCCCGGGGCGGGGTCCGCGTGGTCATCCCCGACGGCAGGCGCGTCACCCATGTGAAGGCGGTGGTTGTCGACGGGCGCTACGTCATGATCGGGAGCCACAACCTGAGCCACGCGGCACTTGCCGGCAACCGCGAGCTCTCGCTCCTGGTGGACTCGCCGGAACTCGCCGTGCAGACCGTGAAATACCTGGAACAGATACGGTAA